The sequence attccgatATAAatcttttgggttctagtattaaagttcaaatttctaatggttctggtaatctatgacaactgattcacccccctctcagttgtctttcgattatttgaactATATAACAAGAATTACACAGGGCAATAGTTATTAATGAATGCAAATATCAAATTAGCTATAAGCCTAATCATATTAATAACCCTAATTATTTCCATCACCCTAAATTAATTTTCACACTTTAACATTATTTCAATTTAGATATTTGATCCTCTATCTAATTACAAACAATTATTTTTtctaaaccctatccctaaccctaatcttaaatgATCCTTATTCTTAAATTTAATTAGCCCTAGCTATAAGCCTAATCATAGTTTAACCATAATTATTTCTATCTCCCTAAACTCAAATAAATGTTTTTGAGTGAATGCCTAGATATTAGGTTAATgactattatatacatatatagagtAAGGTTTGGGGTATAATATGTTTTATTACATTTTCGTGGAGTTAGATTTTAGGAATATTGTGCAATATTTACGTACAATATAATGTAATGTGATTCTAACTTATATTTATAATTAAAGAGaagtataaatttaaattaaaataaattagcaTATAGACAGATTAATATAAAAAGGAGACAATAAAATTATGGTGTCCAAAAGATAATGAATTCCTAATGTCACcatagtaaaaaaaaaaagaaaaagaaaaatgaatgcattttatattaagattaatgtTAAAATTAGGGTTCAAGTTAAAACATGATTAAGATTAATATTAGATTAGTCTTAATACATGGTAGGTGACCATAGTTAATCCTAAGAAGGAAAGCATGCACTAGAAAAGTATAGATtctaattgaaaaaaaagaaaagaataaatcGTAGATATGGTGGAACTTAGGTTATTTATTTTAACCTAAGAAAAAAAGCATGCACTGGAACATCAATAGTGTTTTCATAGGGTTAAGGTTAAAAATTTGTGAATAATGCAATTGAAAAAATATAGATTCTATATATCAATTCACCAATTAACAAAACAAAGAATTCATTTGGTTTAGTGTTCTTTATAAATTCAGAAAAATATATTGAATTATTTTAACTTGGAGATGTTGAATTATTTAGTTGAAAGGCTAGTTGTAAGTAACTTGCATTTTCACTTTTGACAAGagcttttttttaatttaatttttgtataTAGCTAATGCATAAAATAAGGTGATCTAAAGGTGAATGAAAGGGTAGTTGTTCATAAATTGCACTAAAACTTTTTACGAGAGTagtttttttccttttatttattttttgtatatagcTTGGAAAAATGTAGacgaaattaaaataatttttaaaataatattttttttaaatcaatgaaATAAAGAACATGAATTAAAAATTACAAACTTACTATTAAATTAtaatcctaaaaaaataaaaacaccCTAACTCTAAGAAAAAATCAAACTATACCACATTGCATGTTGAGGCAATGGTGCCAAATCTAATCCTTAacttaaattgtatttattgtatTTACGAATGTTTGTCGcgtgttttaaaaaaatttaaaatagttaTTTGACTTACATTACATATAAGCCAAACAACTAAACCCCATCACATATTGAGGTAGTAGTATAATAATTGTTATAACACTGAGGATTTGGTAAACACAACTCAAAATGATaaacctaaatacaaatcaatGTAAGCTAAATCAAGATCAAACTACCCAAATATCAATCTCACAAACTAAAAATATGTACATTCTCTAAAGTTTCAGAAAAAaataaccctaatagtaaaccaaaataAGCCcaaatccttattgaattaggcttATTatcttaagaaaaatatatatttgagaTCATTAATATTAATTAGAATTTAGATTATTATCTTAATGTCAATATGTGTACCACAAGATCATTAATGTAGTTAATGCATCAAAAAGATAACAAATAAAGTAAGAGAATTCAAGATCAAAATACCCTAATATCAATCTCACAAACTAAAATTGAGTACATTCTCTAAAATTTAACAAGAAAATATCACTTAGCATCATATAGAACCCTAAATTCAAACAAAATTATACAATAAACTACAAATCGAATCCAAACTCTTAAGCTAATTAAATTCTATAATCAATAGAAAAAGAAATTGAACCCTATTTGTTGTTGAATTAAGCATACTATTTTGAACAAGATCAAATTCTAACCCCAATAGAATACTAAAATAAGTCcaaatccttattgaattaggcctactattttgatcACATTCCAAACTATAATTCTAAATCTAGAgttgaaccaaatggaatcctaaatcttACACTATATGAAAccaaaatatataagtatataacaatatataatttaatttaaaattatgatgTCTTCCAATTCACCTAGAATAtaactatacaacaatatataatttgaaattattttatctCATGTGTTCCAATAGACACTGCCACTTGccactgccactagcatatatatatttaataatatatatagaataaaccAAGAGATATCTTTCTGAAAGCACCTATAACACTTTAATGctaatagattaaaaaaaataaacccCTCTAAAAGAATATCACTTGACTTATTCTATATAtactattaaatatatatatgataGTTAAGTAATAAACTAAGATATAGCTATTGTTCTCAGTGTTCTACTTACGAAATTTGTCTCAAATTAAATTATTGTGTCTTATAATTGTCTGATGAAAATAAAAATTTCTAATATCATACTTGCTTACTCCTTCAAAATAGTAGTACTCCACAATAAATGGACCAAAGTATGCTAGATTTGTTTTCATTATTTTTGTCACTGCTGCAGTGGTAACACATAACTTCCATTGTTTACGTGTACAGACAAACATTCAATTTAGATTTCGTCATCCCATAATTCCTCAGCAGTTTTAAAAGGACCATTGATTGGATTCACGAACATGTTCCTCACAAGATGTGTTGGTTCTTGTGTTATGTTACCAATCTTTTCGTGGTCTTCCTCGTCCAATTTCCAATCAAATACTTGGAAGTTCTGTGATATCCTTACGGGTTTGAAACTCCTCGTTATCACACTTACGCCATTTTCTAATCCCCAACGCAATGCTACGTAAGCAATCAGCTTAAGAGTTGTTTAGTTATATCCCAATTCGTTTATATCGACAAATAGATAACGATTGCATTGAAGAATTATTAGATTAAAAGTACCTGAGCAGGAGTTTTGGATTGTTTAGCCGCAATCTCTTTAATTACAGGATTATCCAATGTATTGTTTGTTCCCCATGAATTTCCTGGACCTCCTAATGGCGACCACGCGGAAACATGGATGTTCACACTCTTACAATACTCCCTCAATTTCTTCTGCTGCCAAACAGGATGCATCTCAACCTGCAAAGCACAAATTCAGCAAACTATGGTTTTAAACACTAAACTATCAACTTAAAAAAACAAAATCCTCAAGGGATCTAAAATTAATCCTAATAAATAGTGGATCTTTTAGTTAATCCGTAAAAGTATAGATGCAAAATTAACCCTACTAAATAATGGGGCTTTCGCATAACCTAGAGAAGAAATTTAAACGACAACCACCATGGAGTATATCGCTCGCCTAGACTGGATTCGGTTGTTGGGAACATAAAAATCTGCCACCTTCCAAAAGCCCATTTCGAACTCCATTTAAAAATCTTTACCCATTAATAATTAGCAAAGAGGAGACTAGAAATCCATGAATCTAATTCAAAACTGACCAATACTTTGAAAAGATCAGTGAATATTGAATAACAAATTCGATGGACCAGACGAATAATGTAAACACCTGATTTACAGCAGGAGGTATCTTTGCAAACGCAAGAATATCGTTAATCTTCTTAGAGGAAAAGTTACTGACTCCAATTGCTCTGGCGAGACCAAGTTCAATACAACTCTCCATTGCCTGCCAAAAACCTTGGATATCCATTGCTACAACATCATCCGCTGTTAGAAGACGATGCATGTCACCCTTCCTTAGGGCTAGAGGCCAGTGAATCAGATACAAATCCAAGTATTCTAATTTCAATGCCCTGTATAAGCAAAAGAAAAAACCATCAATATTGCTAATGAATAAAAATGCAGTTATAATAAAATCCAATTTACTTACTCTAAGCTTTTTCTGAGACTAGGAATGACATCCTGAGGATAGCAGTCAGTGCCCCACAGCTTGGAGGAAACAAACACTTCCTGGCGAGATACAAGGCCCCTCTCAAAGGCTTCCTTCAAAGATTCTCCCAGTGCACGTTCTGTTAAGTAAATGCTTGCAGTATCAAATGTTCGATAACCAACCTAAGCACAGGTATGCTTTACGAGTTCAAGAAATTATGTTGAGAATCAAATATTAATGAATTACAACGAAAGAATGTAAACAGCATGATAGGGCTGTTTACCCAGTTGTTAATAAACACACGGTTCATAAAGAGCAGGCGCCTTAACCGTGCCTGCTGTTTATCCACAGCAACACTATAAAAGTACTATTGCTTTGCATAGAATGGGAAAAAGTGCTTCTCATAACAGCAAATGCTAAAATAAAAAGCTAACTATTGGCTGACCTGAATGGCTGAAAGCACTGAGGCCTTAATATGATCGACTGGTGCAGACACCTTGCCTATCATGATATTATCTTCTGCCAAACCAAAGCCTACTACAGGCATCTTTGCCCCGTTATTCAGTGTTACAGTTACAACCTCAGTCATTTTCTTAGCGCAAAGGGCTTTCTTCAGTGATATTGTATCGTAATGGGGATGCTTTATAAATATAACTAGCTAACCATGTGGAACTGTTACTTGAGTGACCTGCCATCAACTTGTGCCCATAAAATTGGTTATGTGGGATATAGTCTCTAGAAAGGAAAACTTTGGAAGATTTTAAATCATCTCTAAGATTCCTTTTTTTGTTTTATAGGGGAGTTTGAATCTTAGATTAAGATTTTTGTGGCTTATAATTTTGGGGTATGCATTCATCAGGACCTGATTCATAGTAAATTCATCTAGAACA is a genomic window of Cryptomeria japonica chromosome 7, Sugi_1.0, whole genome shotgun sequence containing:
- the LOC131030006 gene encoding non-functional NADPH-dependent codeinone reductase 2-like — protein: MTEVVTVTLNNGAKMPVVGFGLAEDNIMIGKVSAPVDHIKASVLSAIQVGYRTFDTASIYLTERALGESLKEAFERGLVSRQEVFVSSKLWGTDCYPQDVIPSLRKSLEALKLEYLDLYLIHWPLALRKGDMHRLLTADDVVAMDIQGFWQAMESCIELGLARAIGVSNFSSKKINDILAFAKIPPAVNQVEMHPVWQQKKLREYCKSVNIHVSAWSPLGGPGNSWGTNNTLDNPVIKEIAAKQSKTPAQLIAYVALRWGLENGVSVITRSFKPVRISQNFQVFDWKLDEEDHEKIGNITQEPTHLVRNMFVNPINGPFKTAEELWDDEI